The genomic DNA GATGCGCGGCGAAGGCATGCGGTGTATAACCGTTGGTCGTCCAAAGCACCCGAAGTTGCTCGCCGATTTTCGGCGTGACTGTCCCAAAGGTTCGCTGAATACCACCGCCGGCAGGGTACAGTCCCTTGACGACGCCATGATAGACAGAATCATGACTGCCTACGTATTTAGGCGTTATGGCAATACCCTGTTGAGACAGGTAACTGCGCTGCAAAACGCTGGCAGCGAACGCAGCCGGCGCCGGGAAGGCGAGGGTCTTACCCGTCAGTTCCGCCAATTTCTTGATCGGTGAATCTTTGCGCACCACTAAAATACCCTTGATTCGTTTCCCCTTCTGCTTGGCGAACGCGCGATAGCCCGGGTCTTTCGCAAAAACCGTGTAGTGTGCTGGATTCATATATGCGAAATCGTACTGACCTTCCCTAACTCTTTGTTCGAAGGTCGGAATGTTGGGAGCGGTGCGAAAGGCAATTTTGTGGCTGATTTTCTTGCTGACATAGCGCAGAATCGGACCCCATTTTTTTACCAACACTGCCGCAGATTGCTGTGGGACGAAGCCGAACGTGAAAACGCTCTGTGCAGCGTTGACAGGATAAGCCATAAGAATAAAGACTATCAACAAGGGGACGCTTAATTTTGCCATAACAACTCTCCTATAGATGTGATCAAATCAATTTTCGAATTTATGCCTTATTATTTTTCAATTTAGAGGATACTGGAAAACACCTGTTATATGTACTATGTAAGATGCAATTGCCGTTTTGCCACGAGTCTTAGAGCAACAAGCCCCTTTTTGGCTATCGGTAGGGGAGAATTTGGCTCTTAAAAATTCAGAATTGCGCTTTTAATTCTAAGGCCGGAATTCCAAGTTTATGTATAGCAGTTCATTAGCGGATTGATAATATCTGAATTAGTGAACGTCCGCATCGGGTCCAGGCTGTGTCAAAACGTTCGCTGTTTAAGCAATTTAATCTGGCGATAGGTTTTGAGGCTCAGAATTTGGTTTTATCATTTTCTTTATCTCTCGTGGGTTGGGGTGCCCGCATGTGCCGTTATATTTAGTTTTTTGTTGGATTTGGCTCATTCAAAGCCGATGAACGCTTATACGGCCCTCATTGCCGCGATCAGCGGGCGAATACCGATGATGTTCATGACGCGTTTGAGATTGTAGGCCAGTACGTGCAACGCCATTTCCGTGCCAACCCGTTTCAGGGTCTTCATCTGGAAGTGGGTATATCCCATCCAGGATTTTATGGTACCGAAGGGATGTTCAACCGTTTCACGTCTTTGGCGCATTTTCTCTGGATGCTCGTCGAGACGACGCTGAACGTCCTCCAGAACATGTTCATGTTCCCAGCGTCTGATCCTGCGTTCTTTAGCCGTGGTGCATTGGCTTTTGATGGCACAA from Rhodospirillaceae bacterium includes the following:
- a CDS encoding phosphate/phosphite/phosphonate ABC transporter substrate-binding protein; the encoded protein is MAKLSVPLLIVFILMAYPVNAAQSVFTFGFVPQQSAAVLVKKWGPILRYVSKKISHKIAFRTAPNIPTFEQRVREGQYDFAYMNPAHYTVFAKDPGYRAFAKQKGKRIKGILVVRKDSPIKKLAELTGKTLAFPAPAAFAASVLQRSYLSQQGIAITPKYVGSHDSVYHGVVKGLYPAGGGIQRTFGTVTPKIGEQLRVLWTTNGYTPHAFAAHPRISAEVVTSVQRILSKMFDDPAGRKLLQVIGFKKGAVSARDSDWDDVRKLGITKLPK